One segment of Rhodopirellula baltica SH 1 DNA contains the following:
- a CDS encoding cyclic peptide export ABC transporter, producing the protein MKLLLILLRSSWISGLVSGLLGAFSGVANLGLIMLIHHALTGDPSEAGSLPYLFAGACVLVLVTQVTAKCLLVQLSQATAARLRYELCTKIISAPLPTLESVGSHRLLAALINDVNAITSALSAFPGACANAMVLVCGLVYLATLSVPLAGGTIVMAGIGVFTFMTGLRFANRHLRQAREDQDEVVKQLRAMIDGIKELKGNNMRCLDFVYDVLLPADTKMRHSLIIGSNIQGFAHSWGRLFLFIGIGLLLFAWPQIATVSTATLTGYVLTILYLTYPLDGILGWLPAMNGASIAVAKIEKLGLMIDQPEQQTSHVAPTKFDSLEMRNVTYRYDSTDDECFALGPVDLTLSPGEILFIAGGNGSGKTTLAKLLTGLYVPDTGQLCWNGRDVTSKVRADYRQLFSTVFVEGHLFDRLLGVDVTPGKLEHWISLLGMEEKVDVQTGRLLTQELSRGQHKRLALLVAALDDRPIFVFDEWAAEQDPGFKDIFYQQILPELRRIGKTVVAITHDDRYFSVATRVLMVVDGRLTDATQKAADSLHVIHRDAA; encoded by the coding sequence ATGAAACTGCTTCTGATCCTGCTTCGATCATCCTGGATTTCTGGTCTGGTTTCCGGACTTTTGGGAGCGTTCAGCGGTGTGGCAAATCTCGGCTTGATCATGCTGATCCACCACGCTTTGACGGGGGATCCGTCCGAGGCGGGTTCGTTGCCGTATTTGTTTGCCGGTGCGTGCGTGTTGGTCCTGGTCACGCAAGTGACGGCCAAGTGCTTGCTTGTGCAATTGTCTCAGGCAACCGCGGCACGACTGCGATACGAGCTGTGCACCAAGATCATTTCGGCTCCCTTGCCGACCTTGGAATCCGTTGGCTCGCATCGGTTGTTGGCTGCATTGATCAACGACGTCAACGCAATCACATCGGCCTTGTCCGCATTTCCTGGGGCATGTGCCAACGCGATGGTGTTGGTTTGTGGATTGGTGTATTTGGCGACACTGTCCGTTCCATTGGCGGGCGGGACGATTGTGATGGCGGGCATCGGTGTGTTCACGTTCATGACGGGGCTGAGGTTTGCCAACCGGCATCTTCGACAGGCCCGAGAAGACCAAGACGAAGTGGTCAAGCAATTGCGTGCCATGATCGATGGCATCAAAGAGCTCAAAGGCAACAACATGCGTTGTCTGGACTTTGTCTATGACGTGTTGTTGCCAGCCGACACCAAGATGCGTCACAGCCTGATCATCGGTTCAAACATACAGGGGTTTGCGCACAGTTGGGGACGGTTGTTCCTGTTCATCGGCATCGGGCTGTTGCTGTTTGCTTGGCCGCAAATCGCGACGGTGTCGACGGCGACGTTGACCGGATACGTTCTGACGATTTTGTATCTGACTTATCCCTTGGATGGGATCTTGGGTTGGTTGCCGGCGATGAATGGTGCCTCGATTGCGGTGGCCAAGATTGAGAAGCTGGGTTTGATGATCGATCAGCCTGAACAGCAGACCTCCCACGTTGCGCCGACCAAGTTTGATTCGCTTGAGATGCGAAACGTGACTTATCGGTACGATTCCACGGACGATGAGTGCTTTGCACTGGGCCCCGTCGATTTAACGCTCTCGCCCGGTGAGATTTTGTTCATCGCGGGTGGCAACGGCAGTGGGAAAACAACGCTCGCGAAATTGTTGACGGGACTTTACGTTCCCGACACCGGTCAGTTGTGCTGGAACGGTCGAGATGTGACCAGCAAGGTTCGAGCAGATTACCGTCAACTGTTTTCGACGGTCTTTGTGGAAGGCCATCTGTTCGATCGTTTGTTGGGAGTTGATGTCACGCCCGGCAAGTTGGAGCATTGGATCTCTCTGCTGGGGATGGAAGAAAAGGTCGATGTGCAAACCGGTCGACTGTTGACCCAGGAACTCTCTCGGGGCCAGCACAAACGTTTGGCGTTGTTGGTTGCGGCGCTCGACGATCGCCCGATCTTTGTTTTCGATGAATGGGCCGCCGAACAAGACCCAGGATTCAAGGACATCTTCTACCAACAGATCCTGCCAGAGCTTCGACGGATCGGGAAAACCGTCGTCGCGATCACGCATGATGACCGCTATTTCTCCGTTGCCACGCGAGTGTTGATGGTCGTCGATGGTCGGTTGACTGATGCGACCCAGAAAGCGGCTGATTCGTT
- a CDS encoding glycosyltransferase family 32 protein, producing MSIPKILHQTWKDEHVPDDFSECVQSWRTHHPDWQVRLWTDRDNRQLIAEEYAWFLETYDGYPTAIQRADAIRYFILHRFGGMYVDLDFICLKSLDPLLDGRACVVGMEPPQHCRHHRVPNLLCNALMAAAPGHPFFERVIRRLPEFVHHVENNEPILSSTGPIMMTRVLADLETPESVTVLPSRFLYPLTMHQAAQYRLAGHVGVDLSDAFAIHLFYGTWWKTERWDRNWRGYYKLKSWIQRRGSGHWDRVAAWLGDPRS from the coding sequence ATGAGCATTCCGAAGATCCTGCATCAAACGTGGAAAGACGAACACGTTCCGGATGACTTTTCTGAATGTGTCCAGTCGTGGAGGACCCATCATCCGGATTGGCAAGTTCGATTGTGGACCGATCGAGACAACCGCCAATTGATCGCGGAAGAGTACGCTTGGTTCTTGGAGACGTACGACGGCTATCCGACGGCCATTCAACGCGCCGATGCAATTCGGTACTTCATTCTTCACCGGTTTGGAGGCATGTACGTGGATCTGGACTTCATTTGTCTGAAGTCCCTCGATCCATTGTTGGATGGGCGAGCATGCGTTGTGGGGATGGAGCCGCCGCAGCATTGTCGGCATCATCGAGTTCCCAATCTGTTGTGCAATGCGCTGATGGCGGCGGCACCCGGGCATCCTTTCTTCGAGCGAGTGATCCGGCGGCTGCCCGAGTTCGTTCATCACGTCGAGAACAACGAGCCGATTCTCAGCAGCACGGGCCCGATCATGATGACCCGTGTCTTGGCCGATTTGGAGACACCCGAATCTGTCACGGTGCTTCCTTCTCGGTTCTTGTATCCGTTGACGATGCACCAGGCGGCTCAGTACCGGCTCGCGGGGCATGTGGGCGTCGATCTTTCTGACGCGTTCGCGATTCACCTGTTCTATGGAACCTGGTGGAAGACCGAACGCTGGGATCGGAATTGGCGAGGCTACTACAAGTTGAAGTCTTGGATTCAGCGACGTGGCAGCGGGCATTGGGATCGCGTTGCCGCATGGTTGGGCGATCCACGCTCGTAG
- a CDS encoding glycosyltransferase family 4 protein — MTAQVNQHPQRRVLIDGTKLADSVSDGIRRYVSGLLGAMRAVADQHPEWAVDVHVGARIIPLAEIDSWLTLPEPQPAGAGQFFRGTLDLIRLQHHVRTSRYDVVHLTMPNTFHTFRRFRGGRLVTVHDLSHLACPQWQAAVNSESLERGLLDATERNAWYSTDTDFIRQEMITRCGLSNIAVTGAGCDRSIFHSRYSQEAKDAVRRKYSMPDAPFLLSVGTLEPRKNLLGTVRAYRRLLETNPQTPIELVIVGKYGWGDLDDVYDAAKDCDRIHWLGSVPDEDLPLIYSQAEALSYVSHYEGFGLPPLESMNCGVPVIYGSGTAVAEVVAGAGWAADPNDIEQICDCFVELVTRPDLREERSRKAIARSELFDWQRVAEAMWEQYELVAESSASRLAG; from the coding sequence GTGACTGCACAAGTGAACCAGCATCCCCAACGAAGAGTCTTGATCGACGGAACCAAATTGGCCGATTCGGTGTCCGATGGGATCCGCCGGTATGTTTCGGGACTTCTTGGTGCGATGAGAGCGGTTGCGGATCAGCATCCTGAGTGGGCCGTGGATGTTCATGTCGGTGCACGCATCATCCCGCTCGCTGAGATTGACTCGTGGCTGACGCTGCCTGAACCGCAACCGGCTGGGGCAGGGCAGTTTTTTCGAGGGACGTTGGACCTGATTCGTTTGCAGCATCATGTGCGGACGTCGCGGTACGATGTCGTGCATCTAACCATGCCAAATACCTTTCACACGTTTCGGCGTTTCCGAGGCGGTCGCTTGGTCACGGTTCATGACCTTTCCCATTTGGCATGCCCTCAGTGGCAGGCCGCTGTGAACAGCGAAAGCTTGGAACGCGGGCTGCTCGATGCTACGGAACGAAACGCTTGGTACAGCACGGACACGGATTTCATCCGCCAGGAAATGATCACCCGTTGTGGTCTGTCGAACATCGCTGTCACCGGTGCCGGTTGCGATCGATCGATTTTCCATTCGCGGTATTCGCAAGAAGCGAAAGACGCTGTCAGGCGGAAGTATTCGATGCCCGACGCTCCGTTTTTGCTTTCAGTTGGAACGTTGGAACCGCGAAAAAATTTGTTAGGGACGGTGCGAGCCTACCGCCGATTGTTGGAAACGAACCCGCAGACTCCGATCGAGCTGGTCATCGTCGGGAAATACGGTTGGGGCGATCTCGATGACGTGTACGACGCCGCGAAAGATTGCGACCGGATCCACTGGCTCGGAAGCGTTCCGGATGAGGATTTGCCACTGATATATTCTCAAGCGGAAGCACTGTCGTATGTCTCGCATTACGAAGGATTTGGTTTGCCCCCGCTTGAATCGATGAATTGTGGTGTGCCCGTGATTTACGGTTCCGGGACCGCGGTGGCTGAAGTTGTTGCGGGCGCCGGTTGGGCGGCTGATCCCAACGACATTGAACAGATCTGCGATTGTTTCGTTGAGTTGGTCACACGACCTGATCTTCGCGAAGAACGGTCTCGAAAAGCGATTGCTCGGTCGGAATTGTTTGATTGGCAACGCGTTGCCGAAGCGATGTGGGAGCAATACGAACTCGTCGCGGAAAGCTCTGCCTCTCGGTTGGCAGGCTGA